The genomic stretch cgcagattgTTGACCCTTGGTCTGGACCGTTTTCAACAGTGGACAATGTTCTCACATTTCATCCAGTGAAAGGTGCGTCTCACATGTTTCTCGGCAGCGCGTTGTGTCCCATTTTTTTAAGGGCTGGGAATCCTGGTATGCATTTCCACATCTGTGAACTCCTGGGCGTTCTCCGTTCTCTCTGGAGATGTGGTGATGGGAGATATAACATGCTTTAAGCGGAGAAGCATTGTGAACAGAAGAATGAGCAAGATGGCTAGCAGGGTTAGGAACAGGCCCACATACATATAGAGGTTAGAATACTTATCTGCGATTGCTGCTTCTGTAGCCAATGTTGGGTGTGGGTGAGAACGGCCAGTAAGGTTTCCATGGTGTCTGAAGACAAGTTCAGTCATTGCTTACTCAGGCCTTGTCCATCCTCCTCTGTTCACTCATAAACACGTTGCTCCTTTTTCTACACAGTCCAAGAAAGGAGTCCTTGTTGGATTCATGCGTTCGATATTGCAGTAAATTTTCGGAGATGCTAAAAATCTTTAAGTTGCAGAGGAAAGCTGTTTTCATGGATAGTCATCTTCTCCCCAGACTTTGCTTGCTCTGTGAAATAGAAGActcagatcatcatcatcatcatcaatcatttCTCCTTGAAAGAAAAACACGCACCCGAGATTTGCAAGGGCTTTTCAGTCAACAGCATTTCACAACTAATGATATATCCACAGAAGGCTTAGTCAATACCTGTATTGAGCTGGTTTGGATGAGAATCCTTGGGTCTTCATTGGAAAAGTAATCATCAGTTAAGTTCAGAGTGAGCAACCACAGTGATGCTTTTTTCAACATCTAATTCCAAACCTTTGTACTGCATTTTATTTCTAAACTGAGCGACATGAGTTAATTAAGGGACATTTCAATTATtgtgttctgcagtggttctccgtTTTCCCATTTCTAATGGACTGCTTCAGAATTGCTGAGAATTCCACCACTTGGCTACTTAATAACATTTTGTTGTTCTAGTtgtgttctgagctaggcttcctgataaagcataaatcacacaCTTAGTCCCCTAAACAGTCTTTCatttaaatggctgtgaattatggtcattcacagcccgtaatgattcacaaacagtctgtgtaGAGTCTggcagaagtctgccacagtcttgcATGGTAAtcctgataagcacccacctttatctcccttgaaacgccaccagagacctaattgccaattagttttgcaaggccacacagagcatAGTCAAAGGGAACTTCTCAGAGTTGAACCAACCAGAACAAACTAAtggcttcctgcaaaggctcacgtctgtttgctcctcttttatgtcttatgggaggggccaatcatctccaagccttcctCCTGAGTCactccttttgtcttaactgttcttgccttctggcagctctgcgcatgtgcacacttggaacaggctcacactgttattctgccttgctgatgtcagactccggaggctatGGAGACAgcacatcactaccagatggccttggcctcgccaaaaaaaaaagttgcgagattggacaaaactcacttaacaaccaccttgcttaacaaatgaagttctggtcccaattgtagttgtaagtcagggacacCCATAGATGCACGttgatttctttttgttttcaccTTTTCCAAGCTTAAGTTCATTCCATCCCATTTCTGCCTCATTTTGCTCAAAAATCAAAACCTTCCAGCTTAGTTCAGTATTTGGAAGACCTGTGGtgacgcaatggttagaatgcagtattgcaggctaattctgccgactaccagcagttcgattctgaccggctcaaggttgactcagccttccatccttttgaggtcagtaaaatgaagacccagattgttgagggggagggggcatAAGCTAActcttagagcgggctgtaaagcactatgaagctgtctaagtgctattgctatttgcaggaCATCATATTTAATACCCCTTCTTCCCCATCCCAAAGCCACTAAAAGTAATGGGGCGCCAGTCAGCCATGTAAAAGTTATGCTTGTTGTCCTGCCTGATTTTATAAGTGCAATATGGACGGTTTGAACGTCCTGAAAAAGAGGCTCATGTCTCATCCTTAAAGGATATTATTGCTACAGCTTGTTTTATTGCAAATATTACTTTTGAAAATTAGATGTCCTGATAGGAAGATGGCTCATCTGGAGTTCAAGTGGAGCAATGGTTATAATCCAAAAGCTCCAGcccaaagataattaggggactggaggctaaaaaatatgaagaacggttgcaggaactgggtatgtctagtttaatgaaaagaagaactaagagagacatgatagcagtgttccaatatctcaggggttgccacaaagaagagggagtcaaactattttccaaagcacctgagggtagaagaagaaacaatgtgtggaaactaatcaaggagaaaagcaacctagaataaagaagaaatttcctgacagaacaattaatcagtggaacagcttgcctccagaagctgtgaatgccccaacactggaagcttttaagaagatgttggatagccatttgtctgaagtgatgtagggtttcctgcctaggcagggggttgtccCATCAatgtcccatccaactctgttattctattctaataaatgTCTACTGGACACTTCTACATTTAACGAAAGAGATTAAAGGATGGAAATAATGACGAAGGGGAGAAAATAGCATTTAAGAATCTACTTCCTCTAAAATTTGCAGTAAAATCATCTCTTTTAAtttaaaggaagaaacaaagctaAATATATTGAGAATAAGCATATGACATGCTTCTTTAATAAGACATAGAATAACatgacatagaataacagagttggaagggaacttggaggtcatctagtccaaatctCTGCACGAGCAGGAGAGTCTAtacctgtgatggagaacctttggcacaggtggcatgcagagccctctgccggcatgcgagctgtcgcccagttcagctccaatgtgcatgcatgcgtgcctcccgccagccagctaatTATTGGGTCTGCTGCACATATGGGAgatgtgtgcgcatgcgtgaggGGTCACATGCATGGTGGGTTGGGGTGAGcgtggcccgtttttggtcccaggaagctTCATGGAGGCCtgataggcccaaaatggggcacggggggggggcatgtgcagGAGTCGTGcagggggcattgcattatgagtgtggacACATGTGCACGGACGATTTTGGCaagcaaggagaaaaaggttaaccatcactggtctataccatttcagacatttcagtctcttcttaaaaacctccagtgatgaagcccccacaagttctgaaggttcactgttccactgattaattattctaactgtcaaggattttctccttagttccacgtcctctccttgattagtttccatctgttgtctcttgttctgccctctggtgctttggaaaataggttgccccccccccgcccctcttctttggggcagctcctcaaatactgaaacCCTGCTGTCATCTCActtcatagtccttcttttcactagactagacatacccaaaaaTAAATGCCCATGACCTCTGTATTCTGATGCTCATTTATCATTTGCTGATCTTGTCCATGTTATTGTCCTATCCCATGTATGGTTTAGCCTCAGATAACGACTCCTGGCATTCCAGGAAATGCTCACTCCTGCACTTTTCTTAACCTAACATGCCACCACAGAAGATTGTTGTGAGgataaaaagaagagggggggggaaaatatCAAGATTACTAATAGTTAACCAAAGCTCTTAAATTCCCAGTATCTTAATAAAGTGCATTGGAGCAAACTGGACTGCTGTTCAGAATTCAGGTCAGCAAAGTATTAAATGCCTGAATCTGAAACcttaaatgactttttttttaataaaaagaaaatttgcAGAATTTAAAGAGATCTTTATTTCCTGATCCAATTTTCTACTGAAGCTTTCTCCATAAAGCAGAGCTTCAGACGTTGAGTGACAAGCATTCCTTTCGGTAGAGAAATTTCATTAAATTCTCTAATTCAAAGTTCTGGATGAGCAAACTTCTTAGGCTCCCCAAAGAGATTGAACATTAACTTTTCTAAGCAAattacctgtgtgtgtgtgtgtgtgtgtgtgtgtgtgtagagagagagagacagagaggtttGTGTAAATTCAAAAATGAGACTAAAAGTGCAAGAGTGAGCAAGCAATagtgtggctcaatggttaagacgctgaccttgtcgatcagaaagatcggcagttcgaatctctagtgctgcgtaatggagtgagcttccattacctatcccagcttctgccaacctagcagttcgaaagcatgtaaaaaatgcaagtagagaaataggaaccacctttggtgggaaggtaacagcgttccatgcgcctttggtgtttagtcatgccggccacatgaccacagagatgtctcggggcagcgctggctcttcggctttgaaacagagatgagtaccacccctagagtccggaacgactagcacatatgtgcgaggggaacctttcccctACAATTAAAACAGGCTTCGCCATGGACTCTCTGATTTTCTCAGAAGAACTTCAGAAAAAACAGATCAATATGCAATATGATTTCAAGAGGTTTTGAAGGGGAAGCCAGctttccccccactcccccctGCTGCCTAGATAAAAACTTTCCACTGCAATCAATTACCTGGTATAACTGGCTTATAACGTTACCTCCTCCCTAATTCAGGAAACTGATATTTTAATgcatgcttttaattttttttaaaaaaaaaccccatctctTGAGAGAGTATTCATTTCTCTCCTTTCAGGGTCCCTCGCTCCCTCTCTTTTGCACGCAAGCCTAATCCCCTGAAAGACTTTCAAGTAGAGATAGAAGATTACCTTTTGCTGCTGGAAGGAACCTGAGCAGGTTTGACCCCACAAGGACCCTACCTGGGGGCTTTTAAAGAGGCATCTTCTTACAGGTTGTCCCAGGAACGTCTCTTGTCCGGATCGGTGAGATCTTTGCTCTTGGGCTACCAGACCCAGAAGGTTTGACTTTCCAGAGAGAGCACAAGTGAAGTAGGGTTGCTTCTGAACGTTCACAGCTTCGCAGTGTGATAGGCACAAACTGGCACTGCTTCTCCCTTAGCTGTCTCACTTCTCCAGCTGGGTTGCACATTCTCCTTCAGAGGCGAAGGAACGGCGACAAATCCATCTGCCTTGCGGACAGCTGACTGAGAGCTGATTTTACCCACcggttctcttcttttctttctttagacAGTGGCCAGACCTGAACAGATTTCTCTTTCTGCACGGAGCTATGTTTCATGAGAGAGAAAgataggggggaagagagagagaaagtgatgcTCGTGGCACCAATAGCAAAGTTTTGACAAGCTTTTCCTTTAACTCTTTCTCTGCCCTGGATTCCTTTCTGGACTGAACAACTAGATAAAAAGCCAAGAGAGAAACTAGAACTAATTCTTTCCTAACATTGAGAATCCTCCTTGATTGCAGAGTTTTAAATAAAGCACAGAGACTTGTTGATATTATCTGTGATAGAAACTCCAATGGAAATTTTTATCACCTGGTGGAATTCATTCCCAGGAGATGTGGTAAAAGCTATTAACTGAGGTAGATTTGAAAGGAGATTGATTAAAGTCCTAGAGGACAGCTCTGTCGAAGCTCTATTCATTTTGAAGGCTCAGTGTTGTCTCTACGTTGGAACCAGGCATAATTTCATGAGAGGCAGAGATCTACATCCCCTCTCTGTGACCACCCCAAAAGAATCTGGTTGGCCATTGATTAAAACAACTTGCTGGACTAAGAAGCCCTTTTAAGTGTCTCTGGAGCTTCTCAACCATGCAGATAATGGTTGTCTccaaagtgggtttttttctccaaaagtaactggactttcttgatttatcctttgaaaacgtttcgctctcatccaagaagcttcttcagttcttcaggagcaaaacatttccaagggaaaaaaaaccaggaaagtccagttgccttttggaaaaagcccaAGATTTCCAGGACTTCAGAAATCTGCAAAATGTGTTGCATTGTCTATGACAGTTAATGTCCACTAGTTGGACATTCAGCAATATAGTTCACCAATATTAGAACAATCACTGTTGTTTGAAGATAAGGTCCGCTAGATGGCATTATGGACAAACAATAGGTGATTTTTCCAATATTGGTGAACTCTTAAGTCTTATGAGCTTTAGCCCACTGATCAATGGTGAGAGACACTCTGCAGTTCAAGAGAAATTATTCCAGAAAGCATGGTGAAACCATGGCTTAGTGCAAAGTGTTAACGTATTTGAGAATGCATTCCTCTCCGAACCTTGAAAATCAGATTTCCGAGTGGCTGCAATTAAAACAGACATCCACCCACCTCTATGTCTTCTTTCTCCTGGCCATCTGCTTCAAAAATTGACCTTTGCACGTTTCtatgtgtctctgtgtttgtggttttttaaaacaattttatttgtttttgaacaaggacaaacataaaaataaaaataaaacccccatcttccattacaaaatgtagaaagtgtgtcagttggttacagtatttccatgcttCCAtaatcaccacctgcttttcatatcaaatcgcatattttaaattcacctatattcatatatatatcacaattattatatctcaactttaatttgactataattgtttttatgtccgtttaatataatattcaaaatcctgaataggattatatgataatattcaattaaatcatcctaaatcatccaatcacaatacatctttataacatattctagataaagcttttaaacctcctctcataatctccatatattgtttatataaaatttcatatatatctatatgtactgttatcattattaatcatatttgactatagctattgtcatttcattttatacatactactggTAAactaatttagcttaatttttattatacattttcattgcaacaacctgtatctctccagcaatagtacggtcttatagtacggtcttatatctcttgccatttgtggcattaatgAAGAGAGAGCTGACGGCACGCCGTGCGATCTTggtgctctgagatcgcagttgaatttttgccgctggatggtccatttggacctaaaccatcccgcagagacggtgattgagaagggcacctcctgctgatctcagggataccgcaaagtccctgaaagatccaggaatagccctttTTTTCTGGTGACAGAAACTCACCTaataaagctgctgaagttgggacagctccggaacaggaagaaggcagaaagagaaagtgtgttgaattggtgaggaaattttattattagaggaagagactacccaagaaaaaaaattaatttaaggttgaagacaaaagactgtaggcggtgagattgatctgcattgaacttagtgtgttatccagtttctaatattttttttttcacggatggaacttttgcaaaggctccctattttttaaactgaatggattaattatttcttttttttttcacttttgcttatacctatggattaaaattctccttttttttttttatagattttattggtaaaaagaaaatacagcatccataacttgtaacaaaacaatacaactacatttcgagatattcccatactatcaatcattataaacatcaaaggttaggtatctttccctccctcttttcttccctccccccttacttccttctcccctgccttccctcctttcttttctccttttctcctttccttccccctcctttccctccctcgctccccccctccttcacacataccttccctccttccctgcctctttccctcctccttccttttctcttaatctccctcctttcctccctccttccctccttcctttcaactctccttctctctttccctccctctttccctctttactaccctctctcttccctccctccttcctcccccagtttcttctctttcttctctccttctttcttcccaccttctttcccttctcttctttctcttcctcctctttcttccccccttcttctgcctttcctattcctctcctttctcctctccatccagacttccctactatcctccttccctcccttctaacctttgttacatttgcgtattttcctctgctgaggacaatctggttctctttccctttccttgcttgaagaggcaaggattatacgtcttctcgcctcatctaaaatgaagtttgatcactaatttcatgcaggtaattatagcgaatttcctatcagctttttaaagttttcccagcattgtagcgtgacaaaattgctcgacggtgggttctcgcccctgatacatttctcctttcgttatctctcagttgttgtatattgttcatttgagttattggtttaatcgtgataggttagttagctatctctttttatgtctaggtcttcactgactcatcaagccatttgtatagcttctcccagactgtataaaagtctgtgtcttctttgtcattaattcgcatcgtcagtctgttcatttctgctagttctaaaattttattcatcaccatagtgttggtgggggcattttcactcttccagcactgtgcgtaaacaatccttgacgctgtcagaatatggactaggaggtattggtcagatttgcaaatttttgatctattattcctaataagaaagtttccggcttaaagcatagtttaattgacaggattccattcagccatcctagtatttgcttccaatatgctttggctaccggacacgtccaccacatatggtagtacgtgcccagcaccgttttacatttccagcatatggctgaaacttttgaagacattttcgccagtcttgtcggtggaagatgccagcggtagaacattttatatatattttctttataggccgtcgactttgtcaattttagattccattcccagactctttcccagtcgtctagatctattgagtggccgatgttttgggcccaggttaccatgacttcttttactctttctgcttccgtttttcgaatcagtaagcagttgtatatttttgaaattaatttctcatctggtccaattaaaattttatctaattcctggttcttgttctggaagccaggttgtgctagatcgaatttatgtttgttttgaatttgaagatatggccaccaatcgatgtttattcccttatcagccaaattttccctggggtttagtttgttttggtcgtctagcaactgttggtaggtaacaattttatccaagtttatcaaattcgggtatatcagggcttccgtcggagatatccatttaggtagttgcgtatagtatctccttctaatttcgagccagtccttaatcaataccccccttaaatggtgactactaaaataattgtggattttatttccctcgcaccataagtagttgtgccacccgtattgcaggtcgtggccctctattgttaagattcttttattagctaacattacccattcttttatccacatagttgttgctgcttgatgatatgttttccattccggtaatcccattccccttgagttcttttatcctgcaggtgcatatattttattctgggctttttaccattccatataaagttacgaatcattttgtccaaatcattataaaaattttcccctagcttaaccggtgccgtttgaaataggtagaggattttgggagaacattcattttaattactgcgactcttcccatcagtgatagttgtagttttgaccaggtttttaagtccttttgggtattctgtaacaacttatcatagttgtcttcttttatggaagagtacttcgcagacagccagatccctaaatacttaattttttagttacctttaattccattgtttcctctagttctccaatctggtttttggggaaattttttataatcatttttgttttttccttgtttatttttaaaaccggccacacacccaaagttctcaatgtccttcatcaaattcggtcctgaaagtaaggggtcttccacgataaagaccatgtcatccgcgaaggcctgtactttatattgttctttttttatggtcaggcccctaatttcctgatttgatcttatccgatttaaaaggacctctagagacgtaataaatagtagtggggagagcgggcacccttgtctaacaccctttccaatttgtatcctctccgttagttccccattgactataatatttgcagattgccgtgaatatatagattctataatcttaataaatttatcgccaatttcatcatttttagttgagtgattagaaagttccaatctaggttatcaaaggcttctgagcgtcgacaaagattaatgcgagttgtttctcggatcttgtttgatagaattccagggtgtccattattattattgtattgtttctatatgtctttttgggagaaagccgtttgatccgaatggatactttgatttaatattattttagtctttccgccaatattgatacaaagattttgtaatctgcatttaacagggatatgggtctataattttggaccttgctactgtccgcctcttcctttggtattagggtaatgtaggcttccccccatgattttgggaccctaccattttgcaatgtatcattacatagttctaataatttgtcttctatggtattttgaagtttttatatatttccgacgggagcccatccggcccaggtgtttattgttttttgttttgaatggcctttttcagttcttcttgtgtaatttctttatcgagcatctctctcatctcctccgacaagactggaagcttctgct from Thamnophis elegans isolate rThaEle1 chromosome 12, rThaEle1.pri, whole genome shotgun sequence encodes the following:
- the SERTM2 gene encoding serine-rich and transmembrane domain-containing 2; its protein translation is MTELVFRHHGNLTGRSHPHPTLATEAAIADKYSNLYMYVGLFLTLLAILLILLFTMLLRLKHVISPITTSPERTENAQEFTDVEMHTRIPSP